ATTATCACAACTTTCTTTTGTTATACCATCAAATATATGGTTTATTTTTCTACCATTTTTGTAAAAAAATCGTCTATAATCTCCACTAGTAGCGATAGCTTTATTTTCTAAATTTATAATGCTTAGGAACTTTTTGTTGTCATATGGATTTTCTATAGCAATTCTCCATTTTCTATTGCCTTTACTTCCTATCGCATAAATATCACCACCAGCATTTATTAAAGCGCTATTAATATTTTTTTCTTTTAGAAAATCTTTTAACCTATCTACAATATATCCTTTTGTATAAGAGCTTGTATCTATTAATATATTTTCTTTTTTTATAATATAATTATCCTTTATAGTAAGATTTTTTAATGTGCTTATCTTTTTTGCAGCTGTTAAATCTTCTATATCTGGTATTTTATATGGTCCCTCTGGAAAACCATAGAGTGATGTTATGGTATAGATTGTTATATCAAAGTGTCCTCTTGTGAGATTGTAAAAATATTTAGCCTCCTTCAATAACTCTATAAAGGCTTTATCTACATATATTTTTGTATTAATTGGTGCACTATTAATCTTTTCTGTATTGCTATTTATAAATTTTTCTAATGAGGTTAGTTTAGATTCAATTTCCTCAAGAAGTTCTTTATCTCTAACAGGTATAGTGATATCAACTAAAGTGCCCAGTTTATAGTAACTTTTTGTAATATAATGATTGCTTTCGCAAGAAAATAAAACAATGACTATAATAAAATAGGTAATGTATTTCCACATTTTGGACATTTATTATCTTTAATATTAACTATTGTGTTATATCCTGAGCGTTTTATAACCTCAAAATTACATAAGGGGCAATATGTTGAAGCCGCATCATCGATCAATACATTGCCTATATATACATAATTTAAACATCTTTTGGCTATATTATAGAAATTCTTAAGAGTAGATATAGGTGTAGGTGGAATTGATAGTTTATGGTTAGGGAAGTATCTTGAAATATGTAGGGGTATATCTTTTGATAGAGAGCTAATCCACTTACACATCTCATAGAATTCATCAGGATTGTCGTTTTTAGTAGGTATTACTAAGTTAGTTAACTCCAAATGTTTATTATTTTTGTGTAATAATTCTATTGTCTGCAGAGTTGTTTCTAGATCTCCCTTTACCCATCTATAAAAATCATTGTTGAAAGCCTTTAAATCAACATTAGCTGCATCAATATAAGGCAAAAGCTTTTCTAAGGGCTCAGCATTTATACATCCATTTGTAACAAAGACGTTTTTAATATTATGATCATGCATATTTTTAGCAGCATCTAATATAAATTCATACCATATAAATGGTTCATTATAGGTATAGGCAATGCCTATACTGTTATGTGTTACAACAAGATTGGCAAGCTTTTCTATGGATATCTCTTCTGTAAACGCTTTTTTTGAGCTGATTTGCCAATTTTGACAAAAAGGACATTTTAGATTGCATCCAGTTGTGCCAATGGAAAGGATATTTTTAGAGGGAAAAAAGTGATAGAGGGGTTTTTTTTCAATTGGATCAATTGCTATAGATGTTATTTCACCATAGGTAGTTAAGTATAATTTTCCGTCAATATTTTTTCTAATTAAGCAATTACCAACATTATTAGGGTTTATAACACAACGGTGGGGGCACAACTCACACCTAACTATATTTTTTTCTAGATTTAGCTTCTTATAGAATATTGCTTCTCTCAACATCTTAGACTTCCCTTTTTGCGGCAAAATTAATCAAATATTCTAAACATTCTCTATAAATATTGTCAGGTAATTCTTTTATTAAATTATGAGCCTTAGCTATATATTTTTCAACAT
The sequence above is a segment of the Deferribacterota bacterium genome. Coding sequences within it:
- a CDS encoding FAD:protein FMN transferase, producing MWKYITYFIIVIVLFSCESNHYITKSYYKLGTLVDITIPVRDKELLEEIESKLTSLEKFINSNTEKINSAPINTKIYVDKAFIELLKEAKYFYNLTRGHFDITIYTITSLYGFPEGPYKIPDIEDLTAAKKISTLKNLTIKDNYIIKKENILIDTSSYTKGYIVDRLKDFLKEKNINSALINAGGDIYAIGSKGNRKWRIAIENPYDNKKFLSIINLENKAIATSGDYRRFFYKNGRKINHIFDGITKESCDNYKSLSVIAKSTKYADGLATAFYLLPLYQIGILCKKTNSSVLVYTMDNKTYKFCGFQHFEKIH
- the amrS gene encoding AmmeMemoRadiSam system radical SAM enzyme, translated to MLREAIFYKKLNLEKNIVRCELCPHRCVINPNNVGNCLIRKNIDGKLYLTTYGEITSIAIDPIEKKPLYHFFPSKNILSIGTTGCNLKCPFCQNWQISSKKAFTEEISIEKLANLVVTHNSIGIAYTYNEPFIWYEFILDAAKNMHDHNIKNVFVTNGCINAEPLEKLLPYIDAANVDLKAFNNDFYRWVKGDLETTLQTIELLHKNNKHLELTNLVIPTKNDNPDEFYEMCKWISSLSKDIPLHISRYFPNHKLSIPPTPISTLKNFYNIAKRCLNYVYIGNVLIDDAASTYCPLCNFEVIKRSGYNTIVNIKDNKCPKCGNTLPILL